The DNA region ggttagtaaatagaaattgtaaacaattaaacacaagaaacatgcactacatgtataacaaataaagaacacaatttattttttcgaaatgaatcatatatatgatacatgtatatacctacatatttccgtcagcgatatcaaactctatttaaactgaataaactcgagaaaatgccgagcatctcaacaaaacctattgcattaatttaatcttccattacgcaaaagataatgccgaattaccgatagaatgaattgtatttcagtacccctacatcagattttgcttaatttgcgcaggaaaacagttaactgtttgctttaccgaagtctctgtttgatttgatacgtaaaaatcacgaaatacagacgatagtttccaggttacaaagcataaataatgaaaacgaaacgaaaatcagaacaagctaacaccaacgtcatgtgtgaaaactgtcaacgcattgaaatatttagcctcaatttacttcacaaaatcggcactaatatattttgcatgtttcaaaatttcccttcatacgcgaactgttgcacaacaagcaatttCATCATAGTccgatcgaccctttttcgtataatgtcatggctgcttgaaacaaagaacctcgttttagaagtatggaataatTTTACCgcatgccgaacccgaagctattaaactgattgaaacacgccttttctttattattattttcgtaataactcaaatttgaaacagaattacaccttaatttttgcaatttatattttccttcccataaggataatttatgctaaactgcGTTGAATTTGCATCGGTAgttcctgagaagaagatttttaaaaatgcacccccctttttctacagtttcaaggttttctccgctttgaatgcagatcggacttttatttctgcaatttatattcgccctcccataaggatgctttgtgccaaatttggttgaaattggataagcggttttagagaagaagttcaaaatgtaaaaagtttacagacggacagacggacggacggacggacggacggacagacggacagacggacggacagacggacgacggacaaaatgtgatcagaatagctcacttgagctttcagctcaggtgagctaaaaactatttttctaaATGTTCTATACACTTTCAGTactaaataaatgatattaatttgtAATATGTTGCCAACCAtttacattcattttgctttGCTTTTCAAAAGATTCAAACTTTATACGTCGATTTTTTTCTAACGATTGTCACAAAATGTTCGTAACTTGGAAGTAAACACGTACGTATGGAAGCATTCGTTTTGTTTGTGTATTGTTTTTGACAATTAAATCCtttaaaatgagagagagagagagagagagagagagagagagagagagagagagagagagtactcATTGTTAACATTAACATATCTTTTACTATGGAGGCAGGGATGTACCTTCATATGATATCTACTGTGTGAATGGATATGTATAGAAAGACATCAGGTCTCATTCCAATTGTTAACTGATTATCATAAAGataagtacattaatgaccatATTGGGACGAGGGTCGTAATAAATTACCCGTAGCAGCACttaattctttaattatttatcacCTGTTGACTAAGTTCATGCGCTTCATGATGGTCATTCAATATCTTGGTGACATGGGTCTATGGTTGTCGTGAATATCTTGGTGATATGCGTCTATGGTTGTCGTGAATATCTTGGTGACATGCGTCTATGGTTGTCGTGAATATCTTGGTGACATGCGTCTATGGTTGTCGTGAATATCTTGGATTATGCGGAAACAACTGGATGAGTTTGTGACTTCTACGACTATTCACGGAATTAACAAGGCTGGCAACGCTAGCTGGAGAAAGCGGAGGTAACCACTCCTGCATGCTAAGTTTTACGAACTTCCATTTATTAATTTGCTTAACCtgataaagtaaatatttaagAGCACTAAGCCTGGTCGAAAAAAAACTCCACCATACCGTATATCCAATTATTTTCGCAATGATCCCATTCTTCTCGCTTTTTTCCAATTACTTACACATCGAAAATATTATGCCCGGTACTGTATGCAATCAAAAAATTAACGGCATTTTAATCCCAGAACAATTTGCGCAAATAAAAAACTTACAGATTTACCACGATTTCACATTTCCGACGCGCACCACCTTTTTTTGCTTAAGGAACATATAAATTCGGCATATTTAGTTGTTTTTACCGCAGTATAGTTGGGTTTTACTGTAGAATATTTTCTCCATAGGTTCGTCTGGTTGCTCCTGACGCTTCTGATGACGTGTGCGCTGATCGCTTTCATTGTAGAGGCGATCACAAGTTTCCTTCAGTATCGAACAGTTACAAGAATATCTGCAGAAAACAAACAGAACCTCGAATTTCCAGCGGTCACAATCTGTAACATGAATATGGTCAAAAAGACGATACCACAGTGCAATGGAACGGTCTTCGCAAATTTGGATAAAGTCTTCCTAAACTTTGGTGAGACGTTGGTCATAGAGGACCGCCTGACACCAGGTTTGGGATTTGTGAATGGGTTACTACCCAGCGGCGAACAGATGCTGAACTGTCTCTATCAGTATTCGAACACGATTGAAGAGATGCTGCCGATTTGCACGTGGAATGGCGCCTTAGAACCTtgttcaaatttgttcaaaactaCCCTGACCGAGATGGGCGTTTGCTTCACTTTTAACGGAGAAGCGAACCAGCGGCAGCATTCATCTTtcaccggaagtgacggcggactgCGGGTGTTTGTGGACATCCGGCAGGAGGACTATTTCTATTCTGCTACAATTCAAGCCGGGATCAAGGTTCAAATGACTGGCTTTCAAAAcagacaatgtttttttttctttcattttttaatttcccTGTAAAAGgggattacatgtacataatttttttatgattttccaATTCGGTAAACAAATTACGGAaataggaatttaaaaaaaaaactaattaaaaaaatacttttctgAGCTTACATGTAAAGAAGGCATGAATTTCACGTAATTTAACGCTAATGTGGACTAAAATGCATGTTTTTAGTACAAACAATGGTACTAGATATTGACACCGACTATCTGACTAATAACTGCAGAATAACTAAGGACTGATGTGAGTTTAAAGACCTCGACTAATTCATGTTTATTTACTGATACCCGATGTCCAAATCTTAAATGGAAAAATTGGAAAACCTAACATTGCCTTCGTTCGTATTATGTGCTGACCTGCACCTGGCCCATCTAGCAAACAGTTCTTCAAATTGCAATAGTTAAAACTGCgcaatttttcttcaaaattaataattcattGCCAGTGCCCTGCAATAATATCCATTTAGACCAAATTAACTATTCGGATCGATTGTCCATTGTCGAGGAGTCTGattacaggttttttttaataatgttgtCAGTATCAAATAATGGTTGCATTGCACTTATTTTAGCATCTATCACAAATACCTTTTGTTAGAATTGACGGAATTGAACATCTGAGCAGAATTGAGCAAACTTGATAGGACAAAAATGGCAAAGAGTTAGTTATCTTCAATAAAAGCATCTAACATTaatgcaatctctctctctctctctctctctctctctctctctctctctctctctctctctctctccaatatTTGTAATtcaccaaatacatgtattgtatacatgtaccataatgTAAACCATACGAAAATGTAGGTAACAGGTCAGTATTCATAGTTTTCATCTAGTGTCCACTAATAACCTCATCTAATATAAATCTACCTTGTCTCGTGACGTTGACAGGTGGTTCTCCACGAGCCGATGGAGGCTCCACTTCCCTCTCTGGGTGGGTTCATGGTGGCTCCCGGATTATCCGCCGACGCTGTCGTTCTCAGAACTAAGGTAGGGAAAGGAATTTCATTTTCTAAGTATTTTATTACCGtttagctgcagaactgtagctctccgggaaaaaaatattttttcccggagagctacagttctgcagctaattACCGTTTAGAGGGTAATTTTGGCGGAGTTCTGATTTTCGCGGTATATGTTTCATCGCCAGAATTAGCCTATGCATACCTGTATTactgatgattttaaaattcggtGTTCAATAGAAAAGCTCCTTGGGTGAACCATACGGGAGCTGTTTAAACGTGCAGGGGACTGGGAATCCTTTACTGCGCTACCCCGTATACAGCGAAAAGGCATGTCGAATGGAATGCATGGTTAACTATCTGGTCAGCAAGAATGACATTTGCATGAATTGTCGACATTTTTTGTATCcaggtaaatatttaatatttccacgatttatacatgtaaatggtcTTTCATAGTAAAGCTTTGGTTTCATATGGATTTATTTAGCAGTAGTTAGTTTTAGTTAATTTTATTGAGATATTTTTTTGACTTTTCcatatcaaacaatttatgatatgaaaattggAATTCTGACCTGAATTAGTTTTGACATCATGTATTGTAATTTCTGATATCGggaaatgatttttattatcaaagaaTTGTTGATGTTAGGAAATGTTCTGACtaattaatttcattcaaagtgtTGATAACAGAAAACAtcgttatttaaaaaaatatttcacagccTCCCCGTCATTTTTGATATAAGCAAATATTCTGatttactgataaaaaaaaatatatcagaaaatCAGAAAATTCTCCATCTGCATGATTTTACGCTTACTTGCCAGGACCAGAGAGATTGTGCGATTACGAAGAATTAGAACAGTGCTTTCAATTTTATCgtgagtctctctctctctctctctctctctctctctctctctccttgcTGTTTGTAGTACCAATACAAGATCCTATAAATTTGGCAGGAAATGCCACCACAGAGAGATATTCGTCGGACTGCCGGTGCCAGAGGCCGTGTGACACAGTTCAATACGACACATCCATATCATACGCAGGGTTCATGTCAGAATTCATGTACAACTATTTCCTTACGAAGGGCATATTTCCAACTCCGGAATACGGAAGGCAAGGCGCTTTTTCTGAACCAATATTCTTGTGaacgttttaaagaaaaacattataaatattgCTCCTCAGTTATCGTATAACGATGTCATTTTCAATTACCAAGTGCCAAAATATACAGATGACAAGATTAGCGCCATGTTGTAGGCTCTGTGAATACGTCTatacaaataaataagaaatcaCAATATTCAACTATCATGAAATATTATGGgaaaaaaatttgaactaaATTTACATGATACATTTTATTCAATtgtacgaaagcccattgagctcattttcgtaggtaaaaaaaatatttttttcgcgaataaacgcgaaactttcgcgatataacgcgttagtttcgcaaataaacgcgaaactttcgcgaataaacgcgaaactttcccgatataacgcgaaactttcgcgaataaacgcgttactttcgcgaataaacgcgttactttcgcgaataaacgcgtaagtTTCGCGAATTAACGgaaactattatataaatattgccaTTTCATACAGAACCCATATGAAGAAAAACGAtggaaaacaaacacattttaagttttatataataaaatacttattattcattatcattataatatCCGTGTTACGTTGatttatgaagacaaaattatcttttttgcaTATAGATATTAACACATCTGATAAAActttttcataacatttttatatgttatatgtcCAAAGTAGATAATAAGTTTGAGCATCATATTACGATTTTCAGTTGTTCGCCGACCCTGTGTTCGAACAAGCATTCATTGATgatctttttcttataaaattgatatgaatttaACCATCACAAACCTTTTAAAtcttagtattaatttttaaatggcATATGTGATAAATTTGGAGGACGAATTTACGTCATCTAGATTTGAACAAAagcttaaaaatttcaattcacagCTTGACTTATCTTTCTGATATAAAACTAGACGTTAAGTTATGTTGCAgcgatataatatatattataacgttttaaacaatgatatcctttaaattctaaaatgatacCTAATTAAAcgtttaattcgaattaaaattgttataattaaaatatgttgctgcctcatttttaataatacagCACCCATTAGAATGTGAGAAGCGCGATGCATTATGTTCTTTGAAAATCagtactaagattttaaagatttccgtttattcgcgaaactaacgcgtttattcgcgaaagtttcgcgtttattcgcgaaactaacgcgtttattcgcgaaagttacgcgtttattcgcgaaagtttcgcgtttaatcGTGAAactttcgcgtttattcgcgaaaaaaatattttttttacctacgaaaatgagctcaatgggctttcgtacaATTGTATATCTgccttaaaaaaaaccttatttatattatgaatatcaaacataaaaaaattatacatttttatgtttcgtctatatttttttatttaccccaaataaaatgtttgtacCTACATCAGCCATGTAtattagacccccccccccccccctcctgtCTTTCTTATGGGATAATTGAGTACATACGTACTTTTTCAGGAACAACTTTATTGAGTTGAAGATTTACTATGACTCGTTGATAGAGGCTTTTATTACGGAGAGTCCAGAGTTTGATATCTACCAAATTCTTAGTaagtacaaaacaaaacaattatagGTACGTATACTGTAATACAAAAACTCATTGGCGTTATCCAGAACCATGTGCTTATTTTACAACTACAGTAATGCACTGATACAGTATAGATAAATGCACACAATAAGTACTGTAATATAGGAGCAGGTGTGGACTTAATGATAGTGAGATATTGGaataatgatatttataaaattaatatcataatgCAATGATGTACTAGACTGTAGATCTAgaattaataataaatgttttgtgGGGTTTCTCCTGTAGGTAACATCGGTGGTCTGATGGGGATATTCCTGGGGGCGAGTCTGCTATCGGTGGTAGAGTTAATGGAATTCCTGGTCCTCACTCTGATGCCGCGAAGCAGACTGAAGACCGGGGACGTTTCCGATGCTGAGAATGGCACAGTGACAGCCCCGGGTGACCGTGCAGTAGCAGTGATAAAAGAACGGAAGAGAATGATTAACGTGAAAACTAATATCAGgaatctaaagaaaaaaaggaaCCAGAGACGGTTCTAATATTCCTCCAAAGGCACctgacataaaacatatttaagtaaGATATTCCACTCTTGGTCTATTTTATACTTATTGTGATAGAAGAGGGAAAAATCGTAAATCTAAAAgatttgtatttttcttatGTCGGGTGCCCGTGATTGTCGTCCACGtttgaatacattttaaaattatgtcacACTACTTTCCTATACTCAAGGCTGTCTTTGAATGCAGTCATATTGTATTGACCATGGCATGGCATGCTGCATCAAATCACCAACAGAAAATTGTATAGTTTCAACTTGTAACACTAAAGCCAAatgtgcttgaggacaggactCCCTATCCCTCCCGGATCGGATTGTATCTTTATCAATAAGTTAAACTCAActacaaaacattcaaaatgtgaTCCGGTTTATATctattacttgtacatgtatcatatgattAGTGAATAGTGATGTTTTTATGTTTCACAAGAGACAAATCCAAAATCTGTTCAGAAATGTGTGCACcttgtttgaaattaattatttttattagatCGAACTGCTTACTGTAGCTCGTATATTACACCGATAACATACTCAAGAAAAGGTATACCGTAGGAAGAATTACGAACTTGATCCAAATGTAATGTAACAGATGCGATAAAATCGTAAAAAAAATCCGcgtaaaggaataaaaattcgtGCTTTGAGACATCTACCTAATTCAAttcagatctgaaaattttaatgcgttatgataattatatctgaagataatatattttgtagagcATGAGGTAACGATAGTCGCCGCACGCTAGCGACGTCATTTCTAGATCTTTGGCGTTCTGGTATAATTTCGTAATTTAGTACTCTATAAAAATTCGCCGCGATGgtctattttacattttttttcttcataaagtaACTAATTAATCTTTTTGTAATCGATGA from Crassostrea angulata isolate pt1a10 chromosome 7, ASM2561291v2, whole genome shotgun sequence includes:
- the LOC128155895 gene encoding acid-sensing ion channel 1B-like, giving the protein MRKQLDEFVTSTTIHGINKAGNASWRKRRFVWLLLTLLMTCALIAFIVEAITSFLQYRTVTRISAENKQNLEFPAVTICNMNMVKKTIPQCNGTVFANLDKVFLNFGETLVIEDRLTPGLGFVNGLLPSGEQMLNCLYQYSNTIEEMLPICTWNGALEPCSNLFKTTLTEMGVCFTFNGEANQRQHSSFTGSDGGLRVFVDIRQEDYFYSATIQAGIKVVLHEPMEAPLPSLGGFMVAPGLSADAVVLRTKKSSLGEPYGSCLNVQGTGNPLLRYPVYSEKACRMECMVNYLVSKNDICMNCRHFLYPGPERLCDYEELEQCFQFYRNATTERYSSDCRCQRPCDTVQYDTSISYAGFMSEFMYNYFLTKGIFPTPEYGRNNFIELKIYYDSLIEAFITESPEFDIYQILSNIGGLMGIFLGASLLSVVELMEFLVLTLMPRSRLKTGDVSDAENGTVTAPGDRAVAVIKERKRMINVKTNIRNLKKKRNQRRF